GGACATTTTTGATTTTCCAAAGAGTGAGGTTAGGCAGCACTTTTACACATGGGTAGTGGTAGAAATATAGAAATCTCTTCTACAAAATGCAGATGATGCTGGACCAACCATTAAATTTAAATCTGAGTTTGATAAATGTTTGTTTGATTAGTGAATTATTTAAGGACAcggtgggagggggagtgagCATGTCGGGATTAGGTCAACGATCAGTTGTAAGCTCAGtttgaggggtatggatagggtaaatgcaagcaggctttttccattgaggttgggtgagactagaactagagttcatgggttaaggatgagaggtgaaattTTTAACGGGAACCTGAGATTGGTGagactgtggaatgatctgccagtggaagtagtgaatgtgggttcaatttcaacatttaagagacatttgtgtatgtaggtggatgggagagcaattgtccaggtgcaggtcaataggaatAGGCAGAAAAGTAGGTTGGCATGgatcagatgggctgaagggcctgttgttaTGCCATAGGGTTCTGTGACTCAATGCATGTGGGAAAGGGTTTATGGGACGACTCATCTTCATCCTGTTCCTgagttaattaaaagattaattaAAATACCACAACATGCAATAGGCTGGCTGCTATTTGGAAACAGGATAATGGAGCAacagacataaaatgctggaggaactcagccagtcaggcagcatctctgaaaataaataaacatttgtGGGAATGGGATAATAGAGTTTCCTTTGTAAGGGGTGACGTTCTTCAGAAACTCAAATGTAATGGAAGTTACACCCAAACCTTTTTTTTAACCATCTCCGGCATTTGCAAGGTAAATTAAAGCATCACAGTGTGTGTACACGTATGGAGTCTGTCACAGGTCTTTTTGTCACACAGAGAAATTCATGCAGCTATCTTTTCCTGTCAGATGATCCAGGTTTGTGTATCAACAACTTCTGGGGAATTGGATAGAAGAATATACACTCGCTCTCTGCCGAAAAGTATTTTTAAGGTGGGGTGTATTCATGTGATTTTACAGTGGCAAGCCAACACAACAATAAGCAAATAGGACAACATTGTAACCATGGATACTATTAGGTGTGGACGTATATTATCTCTGTTGTTGACTTGATGATACCTTACTGAACAGAAAGTGACGACAAAGCTGTTGAAATTTGGTTATGCTTTGTCACCAGCAGACGAGGGTTCGGTATAAAGGTGCTCGAGCAAATGAGGAAACGGGAGAGCGAAGAGGAAGTTGCTGttgctacattggaccctttgcAGGGAGTACAAGCTGTACAATGGTAGATCCTTCCAAGTATGTTGCCATGGACTGTGAGATGGTGGGACTTGGCTGCAATGGCCGTGACAGTGGTCTGGCGCGCTGTAGCATCGTTGATTATGATGGGAAGGTGATCTATGACAAATTTATCAAACCAGATGGGACAATTACAGATTACAGGACACCCGTGAGTGGGATTCGCCCATCGGATATGGATACAGCTGTGCCTTATCAGATCGCCAGGGAAGAGGTAAGTTTCCCCTTGTAATACTTCTTGTAATTATTCAGCCACATAACCATTCTTATTAATCCTTCCTTGAATATGTCTAACATCTGACTGAGAGATCTGGTGAAGGACTACTTGATGGAAGTTTTACGTAGCACCCATTGTgacttcataagaccataagatataagaacagaattaggccatttggcccattgagtttggtccatcattccatcatggctgatttattatccttttcaaccacattctcctgccttctccccatagcctttgatgccctggctaatcaagaacctatcatcctctgccttaagtatacccaattacTTAAGGATATTCAAAACCATTTTAAAGCCAATGGAAAGAGTTGGAAGAATGGCTACTTTGAGAAATTAGGAAAAAGTGATAGCCTGTTTATATCTAACAAGCTCACACACGTGATAATAAACAGATTGCTTCAGTAATCTGGTaaatattggacccagtacaagGGGAATTACCCCCCTGTTTATTGCCACGAATCTTTAGCATCTACTTGAGAGCAGAGGGAACCTGAGCTTTCAAACTCCAAGGAGTGCACATCACAAACAACTtcccatggtcccagaacacagtcaagaaagctcaccaatgcttcAGCTTTCTGAAGGGGCTGAACTTTGCACACTCATACTGGCATCATTCTCCAGTTGCGCAGTAGAGAGCATCTGAACAAGCTGCACCACTGCTTGATGTGGAagctgcactgtggcagacaggaatcTCTACagcgggtagtcaaaactgcccagagCATCACCAGCTCCAGCCCACCCACCACGAAGGATATATATGCAGAAAGGTGCTGAAAGAGGCCAGTAACattgtgaaggatcccacccaccctgctcatgaactgtttgccccactcccatcagggaggaggctacgtgacatccaccagactcaaaagtagatactttccacaagcagtaagactgatcaacacctccacccacaaacTCCATCGCGACTTTATTATTTACCATTAGTCATTTTATGTACAGCCTAAtgatcactttatggacatacagtctCTCTAAGTATATAGCTATCTtgtgcatttatatttatcacttgttttattatcattatttgttctttatcttttgtggttTTGTTTAAGCTGCATCGGATCCAGCgtaacaataattttgttctccttacacttgtatTCATTAATCTAGTCTAAGGCTCAACCCTTTGAATACAGGATTCTCTTGGCAATGCTATAGAATGATCAGTGTAGGTCTTGTGCTGACGTCTCTTTAGTGGGACTTGAAGCATAGCCATACTGGCAGTCATTGTTTCCCAGTCCAAACGTAAGCTGTCAAACCAGTTGTGTTCAGCAGTCGTCAACCAATCAACTTCAGGAATGCTTTGACGGAACTGAAATGGGAGGCTGTCTATTCTTCTCACatctcttcctccccaccccaaccAATAACTCACGAAGAAACTTAACTGAATTAATTAGTTGACCAAGAGTCTTAGTGACAAGGCTAGGTTTTGAGGGGCGAAACCAGGAGGGTATTATCAAtaggagagattctgcagatgctggaaatccagagtaagacacacaaaatgctggaggaactcagcaggtcaggcaacgtctatggaaaggagtaaagagtTGATGCTTTGTGCTGAGATCCTATATCAGATCAGGAAAGGAAGATTGAAAGAgacagaataggaaggtgggggtgtgcgaggggaaggggtgccagctggcaggtgataggtgaagccagataagggggaaaataaaaaaaaaacgttTAGTAacgtacaagatgctggaggatctccgcaggttaggcagcatctatggagaggaataaagagtaaacgtttcaggctgagacccatcatcaagTATTTGTCAGATATATTATTAGCTTCCAGTGCATCAAAGCTTTCTAAAACATCAGTAAAGGTTCCCCTGTAAAATATGAACAGATTTCTGAAATTTCAGTGATATTAGTAATGATTTTGGATAAAGTGGATTCTCTTTTCCATGGCATGTCATTGGTTCTGGGTGGACTGGGCTCATCTCTGCTGTATCTTGTTTCGGTCCAGAGTGAAGGGTGTCGAtccaaaatgccgactgtttacttcccaccatagatactgcctgacgtgATGGTTTTCCCCCGgcagtgtgtgtgttgctccagattccaaaatCTGCAGTGCCGTGTGTCTCTGTAATCTGATTCCGTCTGATGTTTGTTTGATCAAACAGATCTTTATTTGGAAGTGTTATCAAAAGAAATGGATCCAAACTAAATAAGTGGAGTCTGAAATACACATCAGCCTTGATGTAATTAAATGTAAATACTCAGTGATAGGTGTCGGAATGTACTGCCTGGTACGGCAGATACGTCAGAGACTTTCAATAGACGTTTACATGAATGTGTGAGAAATGGAagggtatggacattgtgtatgcagaGGGGATTATTTAgaatggccatttgattactaatttaattggatcggcacaacactgtgggccggaAGGCCTGTCCTGCGCTATGATGTTTCTATCTTCTTAAATGCTGGGCTGACAATCCTTTTCCTGTTATTCATACTTAACATAATTCAGAGTAATTAGCCGGCATCTGTGGCTAAGCAGTTAATATTTGTGTTTACTAACATTATGCTGGGGGCTTCCAGATAGCTTGACCAACACCCATCCTTCAGACAACACCAACAATCGATTGTTTTATCTCTGTGGGACCTTGCTGTGTGCAAAAAATCAATGGCAGCTCTGACACTTTGAAAGCAGCTTGAGGCACCCTGAGGAAAAGTCAGGCAATCTCGGAGTGGAAGTTTGTTGCACTAACATTCTGCTGCTTCCATTCAGATTCTGGAGATCTTGAAAGGAAAGATTATCGTGGGCCACGATCCCAGGTCTGACTTCTGTGTACTGAATACGGACGTTTCGAACTACGCCATACGGGACACCTCATCGTGCAAGTTACTGATCACAAAAGCAAAACTGAAAACCGACAGACGTGCCTCATTAAAGGCTCTCTGCCAGAAACTGCTGGGGAAAAGAATACAGGTACATGAAAGGTCACATGAAACTTCTCTTCCTCTGTAATGCTTCTAATTCTATCCCATCCGttcttcaaagtttaaagttcaagaaaatattttatcaaagtgcatatatgtcaccgtagGCTGCCATGGGatacatttccttgtgggcattcacaataaatacaaagaaacacaacagaattaatgaaaaactgcacgCAACAAAGacggcaaacaaccaatgtgcaaaagacaccaaactgcaaatacaaaataatattaataataatacataagtaacaaataaggagaacatgagttgtaggctcctcatatgataagccattcaatccccgaatcatttttgtgaacctcctttgaaccctctccaatgtcaacatgccctctcttagataaggggcatTAATGATGATGAGTAGGTACATgagtaggaaagatttagaggaatACAAACTGAACATGAGGGAATGGGATTACCTCAAAGAGATGACTTTGTGGGCCTGGgcgagttgggccaaggggctgGTTTTCATGTTGTGTCACTCTGGCTCTACAACAGTGCCGATGTATGATGGAATCCTGGCCTTTACACAGGATCTCTCAATGGCCGCACATCTGGCACAAACGGAAGAGCTACTTCATCACAGTTCCGATGACCTAGTTAATCATGACCCCAGCTACCGTCAATGTGGGGTTTGCCTGTTCTCCCTTTAACCAGCTGGGTTCCTCTAAatatttcctcccacaatcctaaGACATGAAGGTTAGACAGCCACTGTAACTTCCACCTAGTTGCTTGCAAATTCATAACACCACAAGGTAGATgcagattaggccattcggccgagTAAGTCTgatctgccttttgatcatggctgatttattttccctctccacctcattctcctatcttcaccctgtaacctttgatacccttaccaatcaagaatgtatcaacctctgctttaaatctacccaatgacttgatgtccacaactgcctgtggcaacgaattccgctGATTCATTACCCTCCAGATaaggaaattcctcatcatctcttttctaaagggatgtcctcgtATTCTGAGGCATTTCAATCTTTGTTAGGTTTtgatgagatctcccctcatccttctgcataccagtgagtacaggcccagagccatcagtcgGTCCTTATATGGTATCGTTTTcgttcctgaaatcattcttgtgaatctcttctgaaccaatggcagcacatcctttcttagataaggggcccagaactgctcacaatactccaagtgacacCTTATAAAGCATCAACTTTACATCCtcccttttatattctagtcctctgcaAATGCATactcacattgcatttgccttcccacTACCAACACAATCTCCAATTTAACCTTTAGAGAACCCTTTGCAACTCGGATTTTTGAATTAAAACagcctatgcttttatttcttcctccAAAATACATGACCATGCAATTCctggcactatattccatctgccacttgcttgcccat
The nucleotide sequence above comes from Hypanus sabinus isolate sHypSab1 chromosome 28, sHypSab1.hap1, whole genome shotgun sequence. Encoded proteins:
- the LOC132382589 gene encoding interferon-stimulated gene 20 kDa protein-like isoform X2 yields the protein MIGEGFFKQTRVRYKGARANEETGERRGSCCCYIGPFAGSTSCTMVDPSKYVAMDCEMVGLGCNGRDSGLARCSIVDYDGKVIYDKFIKPDGTITDYRTPVSGIRPSDMDTAVPYQIAREEILEILKGKIIVGHDPRSDFCVLNTDVSNYAIRDTSSCKLLITKAKLKTDRRASLKALCQKLLGKRIQSLIVEG
- the LOC132382589 gene encoding interferon-stimulated gene 20 kDa protein-like isoform X1 codes for the protein MIGEGFFKQTRVRYKGARANEETGERRGSCCCYIGPFAGSTSCTMVDPSKYVAMDCEMVGLGCNGRDSGLARCSIVDYDGKVIYDKFIKPDGTITDYRTPVSGIRPSDMDTAVPYQIAREEILEILKGKIIVGHDPRSDFCVLNTDVSNYAIRDTSSCKLLITKAKLKTDRRASLKALCQKLLGKRIQDSYKGHSSVEDASAAMELFRLVDNTWELQLTNGLRVEIVNRFEGRNRY